In Arthrobacter ramosus, one DNA window encodes the following:
- a CDS encoding ABC transporter ATP-binding protein: MLSAQQLQIDGRRDDLLPPTSLEARRGELLLVSGDGQDQRTALALALSGRMKPSKGLLSWDNSAKTKKVRAASTLIDAPGVNEPEQHLSVRDLVTEDLSLIPRRYRGALLSKPWLKVNRFEDIAGLWIEQLPADRRLELLTALALADPALDLLVLDSPDRHSANTVDWLPRLEQLAYDAGRPLAVVAVVSALPDNWDGPAAVIGNSVTHTAPAEPAAEPFDDAQEDPEEVLETLQRTAK, from the coding sequence GTGCTGTCTGCACAGCAACTCCAGATCGACGGCCGCCGGGACGATCTCCTGCCCCCCACTTCCCTCGAAGCCAGGCGCGGGGAGCTCCTCCTGGTCAGCGGCGACGGTCAGGACCAGCGCACGGCATTGGCACTTGCGCTGAGCGGCCGAATGAAACCCAGCAAAGGCCTCCTGAGCTGGGACAACTCGGCAAAGACCAAGAAAGTCCGGGCAGCGAGCACCCTGATTGACGCTCCCGGCGTCAACGAGCCGGAGCAGCATTTGAGCGTCCGCGACCTCGTCACCGAAGACCTCTCCCTCATCCCCCGCCGCTACCGTGGCGCCCTCCTCAGCAAGCCGTGGCTCAAGGTCAACCGCTTCGAGGACATCGCCGGGCTGTGGATTGAGCAGCTCCCTGCGGACCGACGCCTCGAGCTGCTGACTGCCCTGGCCCTTGCGGACCCTGCCCTCGACCTCCTGGTGCTCGACTCCCCGGACCGGCACAGCGCAAACACCGTGGACTGGCTCCCCCGGCTTGAACAGCTGGCGTACGACGCCGGGCGGCCGCTCGCCGTCGTCGCCGTCGTTTCTGCCCTCCCGGACAACTGGGACGGCCCGGCCGCGGTGATCGGCAACTCGGTCACGCATACGGCACCCGCCGAACCGGCCGCCGAACCCTTCGACGACGCGCAAGAAGATCCCGAAGAAGTACTCGAAACCCTGCAAAGGACCGCAAAGTGA